One genomic segment of Bradyrhizobium diazoefficiens includes these proteins:
- a CDS encoding BolA/IbaG family iron-sulfur metabolism protein, translated as MPMDAHDIEAMIKAAIPDAQVTIRDLAGDGDHYAATVISESFRGKSRVQQHQIVYQSLRGQMGGVLHALALQTGVPGGPGVPGT; from the coding sequence ATGCCCATGGACGCCCACGATATCGAGGCGATGATCAAGGCAGCGATCCCCGATGCCCAGGTGACCATCCGTGACCTCGCCGGCGATGGCGACCATTATGCCGCGACCGTGATCTCGGAATCCTTCCGCGGCAAGTCCCGCGTCCAGCAGCACCAGATCGTCTATCAGTCCCTGCGCGGCCAGATGGGCGGCGTGCTGCACGCGCTGGCGCTGCAAACCGGGGTACCTGGCGGACCCGGGGTCCCCGGCACCTGA
- a CDS encoding PaaI family thioesterase, with product MHELTKTAASARSDLQVATEGEFAGWQTWIRDSFETHVGPFWHRLEADGSVRCAFRVEKKHLNGSGNVHGGCFMAFADYSLFAIGRHALNGRGVTVNFGCEFLDAGHEGDLIECTGEVTRAGNSLIFLRGQMTCGKRLLFTFSGTIKRAKWKSPPQPAPAASPKER from the coding sequence TTGCACGAATTGACCAAAACGGCCGCTTCCGCACGCTCCGACCTGCAGGTCGCCACCGAAGGAGAATTTGCGGGCTGGCAGACCTGGATCCGCGACAGCTTTGAGACCCATGTCGGCCCCTTCTGGCACCGCCTGGAGGCGGACGGCAGCGTCCGCTGCGCCTTCCGGGTCGAGAAGAAGCACCTGAACGGCTCCGGGAATGTCCATGGTGGCTGCTTCATGGCCTTCGCCGACTACAGCCTGTTCGCAATCGGCCGCCACGCCCTGAACGGCCGCGGCGTGACCGTCAATTTCGGCTGCGAATTCCTCGATGCAGGCCATGAGGGCGATCTGATCGAATGCACCGGCGAGGTCACCCGCGCCGGCAATTCGCTGATCTTCCTGCGCGGGCAGATGACTTGCGGCAAGCGCCTTCTGTTCACCTTTTCCGGCACGATCAAGCGGGCGAAGTGGAAGTCGCCGCCTCAGCCGGCACCGGCCGCCTCCCCGAAGGAACGCTGA
- a CDS encoding alpha/beta fold hydrolase has protein sequence MLGAAGVVIAVTAAGLGFRAYRQHLAAETLAIRSPKGVQEGRFVNIGGIQQWIQIRGEDRDNPVLLFVHGGPGGSTLPISSGWRPWEKHFTVVQWDQRGTGRTYGAAGDALAPTMTLERMTQDGIELVEYLRAHLHKDKIVLVGHSWGSFLGIQMAKQRPDLFYAYVGTGQVVGRTTFEKAFELTIARLQQLATSANNKEALAELAPIASQPVLTSENRLIADKWSHALGLPLADGFQIAGPIAPLFMPDVSLLDLYNWRKGAAFSAKHLTGRTGPMFQSDMASIGFEFSIPMVFIEGDTDGVTPSEPAAQYFKEITAPQKEFVWVRGGSHFIPFDRPDEFLADLVTHVRPFAGN, from the coding sequence TTGCTCGGAGCAGCCGGCGTGGTCATTGCGGTGACCGCGGCCGGGCTCGGGTTTCGCGCCTATCGCCAACATCTTGCCGCGGAAACTCTCGCCATCCGTTCCCCCAAAGGGGTGCAGGAGGGAAGGTTCGTCAATATCGGCGGCATCCAGCAATGGATTCAAATCCGGGGCGAGGATCGGGACAACCCGGTTCTCCTGTTCGTCCACGGCGGCCCAGGGGGCTCGACCCTGCCGATCTCGTCGGGCTGGCGTCCCTGGGAAAAGCACTTCACCGTCGTGCAATGGGACCAGCGCGGCACCGGCCGTACCTATGGCGCCGCCGGAGATGCGCTCGCGCCGACCATGACACTCGAGCGAATGACGCAAGATGGCATCGAGCTGGTCGAGTATCTCCGAGCCCATCTGCACAAGGACAAGATCGTCCTTGTCGGGCATTCGTGGGGCTCGTTCCTGGGCATTCAAATGGCGAAGCAGCGTCCGGATCTGTTCTATGCCTATGTCGGCACAGGCCAAGTGGTTGGCAGGACGACGTTCGAGAAGGCATTCGAGCTCACGATCGCGCGCCTGCAACAGCTTGCAACATCCGCCAACAACAAGGAGGCGCTGGCAGAATTGGCACCGATCGCTTCCCAGCCGGTCCTCACCTCGGAAAACCGCCTGATTGCGGACAAATGGAGCCATGCGCTGGGTCTGCCGCTCGCCGATGGCTTCCAGATCGCCGGTCCCATCGCGCCGCTCTTCATGCCGGATGTCTCACTGCTTGATCTCTACAATTGGCGAAAGGGCGCCGCCTTTTCGGCAAAGCATCTGACAGGTCGGACCGGGCCGATGTTTCAGAGCGACATGGCCTCGATCGGATTCGAGTTTTCGATCCCGATGGTCTTCATTGAGGGCGATACGGATGGCGTGACGCCCAGCGAACCCGCAGCGCAATATTTCAAAGAGATCACGGCCCCTCAGAAGGAATTTGTCTGGGTGCGCGGCGGAAGTCATTTTATTCCATTCGATCGTCCTGACGAGTTCTTGGCGGACCTCGTCACCCACGTGAGACCCTTCGCAGGCAATTGA
- the purQ gene encoding phosphoribosylformylglycinamidine synthase subunit PurQ — MKAAILVFPGINRERDMARALKLISGQEPAMVWHAETSLPAGTDLVVVPGGFSYGDYLRCGAIAARAPVMDAVRDYAAKGGLVLGVCNGFQILCESGLLPGILMRNARLKFICKDVHLRVERSDTPFTRGYNAGQVIRVPVAHGEGNYAADEETIRRLEGEGRVLYRYCSADGSIDDISNINGAAQSIAGIVNDKGNVLGMMPHPENHVEDIMGCTDGRGLFAGLTAHLEKAA; from the coding sequence GTGAAAGCCGCCATCCTCGTCTTCCCCGGAATCAATCGCGAGCGCGATATGGCGCGCGCGCTGAAGCTCATCTCGGGTCAGGAGCCCGCGATGGTCTGGCACGCCGAGACGTCGCTTCCCGCCGGCACCGACCTCGTGGTCGTGCCGGGCGGCTTCTCCTACGGCGATTATCTTCGTTGTGGTGCGATCGCGGCGCGGGCGCCGGTAATGGACGCGGTGCGCGACTATGCGGCCAAGGGCGGGCTGGTGCTCGGCGTCTGCAACGGCTTTCAGATCCTCTGCGAATCCGGCCTGCTGCCGGGCATCCTGATGCGCAATGCGCGGCTGAAGTTCATCTGCAAGGACGTGCATCTGCGCGTCGAGCGCTCCGATACCCCGTTCACCCGCGGCTACAATGCCGGCCAGGTGATCCGTGTGCCCGTCGCCCATGGCGAGGGCAATTACGCGGCCGATGAAGAGACCATCAGGCGGCTCGAAGGCGAGGGCCGGGTGCTCTATCGCTACTGCTCGGCCGACGGCAGCATCGACGACATCAGCAACATCAACGGCGCGGCGCAGTCGATCGCCGGTATCGTCAACGACAAGGGCAACGTGCTCGGCATGATGCCGCATCCCGAAAACCACGTCGAAGACATCATGGGCTGCACCGACGGCCGTGGCCTGTTCGCCGGTCTCACAGCGCATCTGGAAAAGGCCGCGTGA
- a CDS encoding tetratricopeptide repeat protein, which yields MPVALVVLLLEITLIYHASRTGRLRPWAFIILLVPMMGALAYIAVELIPEWFSSPSARQARQRVANRLDPEKRYRELSDRLAITDTIANRAALAEECVTIGRFSEAEAHYDHILALPMGHDPAYAFGKAQAAFAAKRPADALATLDDLQKQWPDFDSADAHLLYARALAEVGRLDEALEEYHALAGYFPGAEARVRYGMLLQMIGRTAEARVVFNELLIQMRRAPKYLRKAQAEWLSIAEKQLSA from the coding sequence ATGCCCGTCGCTTTGGTCGTTCTGCTGCTCGAGATCACGCTGATCTATCACGCCTCGCGAACCGGGCGGTTGCGGCCCTGGGCGTTCATCATCCTGCTGGTGCCGATGATGGGCGCGCTCGCCTATATCGCGGTCGAGCTGATCCCGGAATGGTTCTCCAGCCCCAGTGCGCGGCAGGCGCGCCAGCGCGTTGCCAACCGGCTCGATCCCGAGAAGCGCTATCGCGAGCTGTCGGACCGACTGGCTATCACCGATACCATCGCCAACCGTGCGGCGCTCGCGGAAGAGTGTGTCACTATCGGCCGCTTCAGTGAAGCGGAAGCGCACTATGATCACATCCTGGCGCTGCCGATGGGCCACGATCCCGCCTATGCGTTCGGCAAGGCGCAGGCGGCGTTTGCCGCCAAGCGCCCGGCCGACGCGCTCGCGACGCTGGACGATCTCCAGAAGCAATGGCCGGATTTCGATTCCGCCGACGCGCATCTGCTCTACGCCCGCGCGCTCGCCGAGGTCGGCCGGCTCGACGAGGCGCTGGAGGAATACCATGCGCTCGCCGGCTATTTCCCCGGCGCCGAAGCGCGGGTGCGCTACGGCATGCTGCTGCAAATGATCGGCCGCACCGCCGAGGCGCGCGTGGTCTTCAACGAGCTGTTGATCCAGATGCGCCGCGCGCCGAAATATCTCCGCAAGGCGCAGGCCGAGTGGCTGTCGATCGCCGAGAAGCAGCTTTCGGCGTGA
- the egtD gene encoding L-histidine N(alpha)-methyltransferase, with protein MNVHASALAEAHLPDEQTTAFAREAIEDLSQQPKKLSPKYFYDATGSELFEAITKLPEYYPTRTELSILKERGSEIARIIPEHAALVEFGAGATTKVRLLLDHCKFAAYVPVDISGDFLKAQASGLKRDFPSLGIYPVAADFTTPFELPKAVVAMPKVGFFPGSTIGNFEPHEAQAFLKSARQILGKGAQMVIGADLEKDERVLFDAYNDAAGVTARFNLNVLVRINRELGGNFDLSAFTHRAIYNRERHRIEMHLISKKSQTVRLLGTSFSFRAGESIHTENSYKYSLERFAALAQGAGWNVRESWTDAAKMFSVHALEVAE; from the coding sequence ATGAATGTGCACGCCAGCGCTTTGGCCGAGGCCCATCTCCCCGACGAGCAGACCACCGCTTTCGCCCGCGAGGCCATCGAGGACCTCTCGCAGCAGCCGAAAAAACTGTCGCCGAAATATTTCTACGATGCGACCGGCTCTGAGCTGTTCGAGGCGATCACGAAGCTGCCGGAATATTATCCGACGCGCACCGAGCTATCGATCCTGAAGGAGCGCGGCAGCGAGATCGCAAGGATCATTCCGGAGCATGCGGCGCTGGTCGAGTTCGGCGCCGGCGCGACCACCAAGGTCCGCCTGCTGCTCGATCACTGCAAGTTCGCAGCCTATGTCCCCGTCGACATCTCCGGCGACTTCCTCAAGGCGCAGGCGAGCGGACTGAAGCGGGATTTCCCCTCGCTCGGCATCTATCCGGTCGCGGCCGACTTCACCACGCCGTTCGAGCTGCCCAAGGCGGTCGTGGCGATGCCCAAGGTTGGCTTCTTCCCCGGCTCGACCATAGGCAATTTCGAGCCGCATGAAGCCCAGGCGTTTCTCAAGAGCGCACGCCAGATCCTCGGCAAGGGCGCGCAGATGGTCATCGGCGCCGATCTCGAGAAGGACGAGCGTGTGCTGTTTGATGCCTATAACGATGCCGCCGGCGTCACCGCGCGCTTCAACCTCAATGTTCTCGTGCGCATCAACCGCGAGCTCGGCGGCAATTTCGATCTCTCCGCCTTCACCCATCGCGCGATCTACAATCGCGAGCGGCACCGCATCGAGATGCACCTGATCAGCAAGAAGAGCCAGACCGTGCGCCTGCTCGGCACCAGCTTCTCGTTCCGCGCGGGTGAGAGCATCCATACCGAGAACAGCTACAAATACAGCCTCGAGCGTTTTGCCGCGCTGGCGCAGGGCGCCGGCTGGAATGTGCGCGAGAGCTGGACCGATGCGGCCAAGATGTTCTCGGTGCACGCGCTGGAGGTGGCGGAGTAG
- a CDS encoding low temperature requirement protein A, translating to MAADNPRGAMFRVILPNQPSRVTNAELFFDLVFVFAVTQVSHTLLHHFTPLGAVEVTLLFLAVWWVWVYTAWVTNWLNPELTPVRILIFLMMLGGLVLSTTIPTAFEGRGLWFAIAYASMQVGRTAFWLFATPRHRTAVRHNAIRILVWLCGSAIFWILGGLAHGEERLWFWIAALTIEYVSPAVRFWVPKLGFSSVEAWAVEGGHMAERCAGFIIIALGEAVVVNGAAFAELEWTADNILAFVSALIGSIAMWWIYFHKGAEAGAELISKTADSGRLARLAYTYLHMPIVAGIILTAVSDELVLKHPTGDSDVRTIVSTIGGPLVFLIGTILFKHAIRGFLQLSHGIGIIALAVLGWFAADLSPLWLSVATSVIMIVVAVWESVSLGSAPEEAERH from the coding sequence ATGGCCGCGGACAATCCGCGCGGCGCGATGTTCCGCGTCATCCTGCCGAACCAGCCCAGCCGCGTCACCAATGCCGAGCTGTTCTTCGACCTCGTCTTCGTTTTCGCGGTCACGCAGGTGTCGCACACTCTGCTGCACCATTTCACGCCGCTCGGCGCGGTCGAGGTCACGCTGCTTTTCCTGGCGGTGTGGTGGGTGTGGGTCTACACCGCCTGGGTCACCAACTGGCTCAATCCCGAGCTGACGCCGGTCCGCATCCTGATCTTTCTGATGATGCTCGGCGGCCTCGTGCTGTCGACGACGATTCCAACCGCGTTCGAGGGGCGCGGACTGTGGTTCGCGATCGCTTACGCGAGCATGCAGGTGGGACGGACCGCGTTCTGGCTGTTCGCGACCCCGCGCCATCGGACCGCCGTGCGGCACAACGCGATCCGCATCCTGGTTTGGCTCTGCGGATCCGCGATCTTCTGGATCCTCGGCGGCCTCGCGCACGGGGAGGAGAGGCTGTGGTTCTGGATCGCCGCGCTGACGATCGAATACGTCTCGCCGGCGGTGCGCTTCTGGGTCCCGAAGCTGGGCTTCTCGTCGGTGGAGGCCTGGGCCGTCGAGGGCGGCCACATGGCCGAGCGTTGCGCCGGCTTCATCATCATCGCGCTCGGCGAGGCCGTGGTCGTCAACGGCGCGGCCTTTGCCGAGCTGGAGTGGACCGCGGACAACATCCTGGCCTTCGTCTCCGCGCTCATTGGCAGCATTGCGATGTGGTGGATCTATTTCCACAAGGGCGCCGAAGCCGGCGCCGAGCTGATCTCGAAGACCGCCGATTCGGGCCGGCTGGCGCGGCTCGCCTACACCTATCTGCACATGCCGATCGTCGCCGGCATCATCCTGACTGCGGTCTCGGACGAGCTGGTGCTGAAGCACCCGACGGGCGATTCCGATGTCAGGACCATCGTCAGCACGATCGGTGGCCCGCTCGTATTCCTGATCGGCACCATCCTGTTCAAGCACGCGATCCGGGGTTTCCTGCAGCTCTCGCACGGCATCGGCATCATCGCGCTCGCAGTGCTGGGGTGGTTCGCGGCCGACCTCTCGCCGCTCTGGCTGTCGGTCGCGACCAGCGTCATCATGATCGTGGTCGCGGTGTGGGAGTCGGTGTCGCTGGGGTCGGCGCCGGAGGAGGCCGAGAGGCACTGA
- a CDS encoding DUF427 domain-containing protein, translating to MKLPGPDHPITITANPRRVRVTAGDIVIAETSKALTLKEAKYPAVQYVPREDANMALLERTDRATHCPYKGDASYYSVKADGKTLDNAVWTYETPFPAMTEITGHLAFYPDKVKIEEVG from the coding sequence ATGAAGCTTCCAGGGCCCGACCACCCCATCACCATCACCGCAAACCCGAGGCGTGTCCGCGTTACAGCCGGCGACATCGTGATCGCCGAGACCAGCAAGGCCCTGACCTTGAAGGAGGCCAAATATCCGGCAGTGCAATATGTGCCGCGGGAGGACGCCAACATGGCGCTCCTCGAGCGCACCGACCGCGCCACCCACTGCCCCTACAAGGGGGACGCCAGCTATTACAGCGTCAAGGCCGATGGCAAGACGCTGGACAACGCGGTCTGGACCTACGAGACGCCCTTCCCCGCGATGACGGAGATCACCGGCCACCTTGCTTTCTATCCGGACAAGGTGAAGATCGAGGAGGTGGGGTAG
- a CDS encoding DUF1328 domain-containing protein, with the protein MTILKWALIFLLISIVAGVLGFTGISAASADIARFLFYVFVVIFLVLLILGLTIFRA; encoded by the coding sequence ATGACGATCCTGAAATGGGCGCTGATCTTCCTGCTGATCTCGATCGTGGCCGGCGTGCTCGGCTTCACCGGCATCTCGGCCGCCTCCGCCGATATCGCCCGCTTCCTGTTCTACGTCTTCGTGGTGATCTTCCTGGTGCTGCTGATACTCGGGCTCACGATCTTCAGGGCGTAG
- a CDS encoding tripartite tricarboxylate transporter substrate binding protein BugD, with protein sequence MISFMVKRLSAAIAVAAFATAAFAQDFPRRPITMIVPFAAGGTSDVIARTVAEQMGIALGQTIVIENVAGAGGSTALARASRAEPDGYTIAIGNAGTNAATYTIYPKLPFTPDSFVPIAMVAKTFGIIAVRKDFPAKDLKEFIAYAKANPGKINLGHAGVGSSNYLICKSFVTAAGIDATLVGYRGAAPALTDAVGGQIDGVCDAAASVSQSVNDRLVKGLVVGSTVRLATLPDLPTSAEAGLPDFEAQGWNGLFAPKGTPPAVIAKLNAAARTAVETDAVKKRFADLSTVAPDDNEHAPELLQQLVTRDVEKYRKMLADDAKQ encoded by the coding sequence GTGATCTCGTTCATGGTGAAGCGGCTGTCGGCCGCCATTGCTGTCGCTGCGTTTGCAACCGCTGCATTCGCCCAGGATTTCCCCAGGCGTCCGATCACCATGATCGTGCCGTTCGCGGCCGGCGGCACCTCGGACGTGATCGCGCGCACGGTCGCCGAGCAGATGGGCATCGCGCTCGGCCAGACCATCGTGATCGAGAACGTCGCCGGTGCCGGCGGATCGACCGCGCTGGCGCGCGCCTCCCGCGCCGAGCCCGATGGCTACACCATCGCGATCGGCAATGCCGGCACCAATGCCGCGACCTACACGATCTATCCAAAACTGCCGTTCACGCCCGACTCGTTCGTGCCGATCGCCATGGTCGCCAAGACGTTCGGCATCATCGCCGTGCGCAAGGATTTTCCGGCGAAGGACCTGAAAGAGTTCATCGCCTACGCCAAGGCCAATCCCGGCAAGATCAATCTCGGCCATGCCGGTGTCGGCTCCTCCAATTACCTGATCTGCAAGAGCTTCGTCACCGCCGCTGGCATCGACGCGACGCTGGTCGGCTATCGCGGCGCGGCGCCCGCGCTGACCGATGCCGTCGGCGGCCAGATCGATGGCGTCTGCGATGCCGCGGCCTCGGTCTCGCAGTCGGTCAACGACAGGCTGGTGAAGGGGCTCGTGGTCGGCTCGACGGTGCGGCTCGCGACGCTGCCGGACCTGCCCACTTCGGCTGAAGCGGGCCTTCCGGACTTCGAGGCGCAGGGCTGGAACGGCCTGTTCGCGCCCAAGGGCACGCCGCCGGCCGTCATTGCCAAGCTGAATGCAGCGGCGCGGACCGCGGTCGAGACCGACGCGGTGAAGAAGCGCTTTGCCGACCTGTCGACCGTTGCGCCCGACGACAACGAGCATGCGCCGGAGCTGCTCCAGCAGCTGGTGACGCGCGATGTCGAGAAATACCGGAAAATGCTGGCGGACGACGCCAAGCAATAG
- the purL gene encoding phosphoribosylformylglycinamidine synthase subunit PurL, translated as MKNEPKITPELVAAHGLKPDEYERILKLIGREPSFTELGIFSAMWNEHCSYKSSRIHLKGLPTKAPWVIQGPGENAGVIDIGDGQAVVFKMESHNHPSYIEPYQGATTGVGGILRDVFTMGARPIACLNALSFGAPEHPKTRHLVSGVVAGVGGYGNSFGVPTVGGQVRFHTRYDGNILVNAMAVGLAETDKIFYAAASGVNMPIVYLGSKTGRDGIHGASMASAEFDDKSEEKRPTVQVGDPFAEKLLLEACLEIMEKGCVIAIQDMGAAGLTCSAVEMGAKGDLGVDLDLDAVPTRETGMSAYEMMLSESQERMLMVLKPEKEKEAEAIFKKWGLDFAVVGYTTPSKRFVVKHGGDVMADLPIKELGDEAPVYDRPHVPSAALPVVHARDVPAPMGLGPALEKLIGTPDMCSKRWVWEQYDHVILGNTMQRPGGDAAVVRVQDGPKGLALTVDVTPRYCEADPYQGGMQAVAEAWRNITAVGGKPLAITDNLNFGNPERPEIMGQFVGCLKGISEACRTLDFPVVSGNVSLYNETNGRAILPTPSIGGVGLLDDFTKSASLAFKAEGEAILLIGETHGWLGQSVYLRDICGREEGAPPPVDLEAEKRNGNCVRGMIHAGTATAVHDLSDGGLLIALAEMAMAGGIGAKLLAAPTALVSQAYWFGEDQARYLVTVPETEAGRVLAKMRGCEVPCVRIGTTGGDAIAIAGEAPVTIDALRKSFERWLPEYMSGKAA; from the coding sequence ATGAAGAACGAACCCAAGATCACCCCCGAACTGGTTGCCGCTCACGGGCTCAAGCCCGACGAATATGAGCGCATCCTGAAGCTGATCGGGCGGGAGCCGAGCTTCACCGAGCTCGGTATCTTCTCGGCGATGTGGAACGAGCATTGCTCGTACAAATCCTCGCGCATCCATCTGAAGGGCCTGCCGACCAAGGCGCCCTGGGTGATCCAGGGCCCCGGCGAGAATGCCGGCGTGATCGACATCGGCGACGGCCAGGCGGTAGTGTTCAAGATGGAGAGCCACAACCACCCGAGCTACATCGAGCCCTACCAGGGCGCCACCACCGGCGTCGGCGGCATTTTGCGCGACGTCTTCACCATGGGGGCGCGCCCGATCGCCTGCCTCAATGCGCTGAGCTTCGGCGCACCGGAGCATCCGAAGACGCGGCATCTGGTCTCCGGCGTCGTCGCCGGCGTCGGCGGCTACGGCAATTCCTTCGGTGTGCCGACGGTCGGCGGCCAGGTACGTTTCCACACCCGCTATGACGGCAACATCCTCGTCAACGCGATGGCGGTGGGCCTCGCCGAGACCGACAAGATTTTCTATGCCGCCGCCTCCGGCGTGAATATGCCGATCGTCTATCTCGGCTCCAAGACCGGCCGCGACGGCATCCATGGCGCCTCGATGGCGTCGGCCGAGTTCGACGACAAGTCCGAGGAGAAGCGCCCGACCGTGCAAGTCGGCGATCCCTTTGCCGAGAAGCTGCTGCTGGAAGCCTGTCTCGAGATCATGGAGAAGGGCTGCGTCATTGCGATCCAGGACATGGGCGCGGCGGGCCTCACTTGTTCGGCGGTCGAGATGGGCGCCAAGGGCGACCTCGGCGTCGACCTCGATCTCGATGCGGTGCCGACGCGCGAGACCGGCATGAGCGCCTACGAGATGATGCTCTCGGAAAGCCAGGAGCGCATGCTCATGGTGCTCAAGCCCGAGAAGGAAAAGGAAGCCGAGGCAATCTTCAAAAAGTGGGGCCTCGATTTCGCGGTGGTCGGCTACACCACGCCCAGCAAGCGCTTCGTGGTCAAGCATGGCGGCGACGTCATGGCCGACCTGCCGATCAAGGAGCTCGGCGACGAAGCGCCGGTCTATGACCGCCCGCACGTGCCGTCCGCCGCACTGCCGGTCGTGCATGCGCGTGACGTGCCGGCGCCGATGGGCCTCGGTCCTGCGCTGGAGAAGCTGATCGGCACGCCCGACATGTGCTCTAAGCGCTGGGTCTGGGAGCAGTACGACCACGTCATCCTCGGCAACACCATGCAGCGTCCCGGCGGCGATGCCGCCGTGGTGCGCGTGCAGGACGGGCCGAAGGGCCTGGCGCTGACCGTCGACGTCACGCCGCGCTATTGCGAGGCCGATCCCTATCAGGGCGGCATGCAGGCGGTGGCGGAAGCCTGGCGCAACATCACCGCGGTCGGCGGCAAGCCGCTCGCGATCACCGACAATCTCAACTTCGGCAACCCTGAGCGGCCCGAGATCATGGGGCAGTTCGTCGGCTGTCTGAAGGGCATCTCGGAAGCCTGCCGCACGCTCGACTTCCCGGTCGTCTCCGGCAACGTCTCGCTCTACAACGAGACCAACGGCCGCGCGATCCTGCCGACACCCTCGATCGGCGGCGTCGGCCTGCTCGACGATTTCACCAAGTCGGCGTCGCTCGCCTTCAAGGCCGAGGGCGAGGCGATCCTGCTGATCGGCGAGACTCATGGCTGGCTCGGCCAGTCGGTGTACCTGCGCGATATCTGCGGCCGCGAGGAAGGCGCGCCGCCGCCGGTCGATCTCGAGGCCGAGAAGCGCAACGGCAACTGCGTGCGCGGCATGATCCATGCGGGCACCGCGACCGCCGTGCACGACCTCTCCGACGGCGGCCTGCTGATCGCGCTCGCCGAGATGGCGATGGCGGGCGGTATCGGCGCGAAACTGCTGGCGGCGCCGACCGCGCTCGTCTCGCAGGCCTACTGGTTCGGCGAGGACCAGGCGCGCTATCTCGTCACCGTGCCGGAAACCGAAGCCGGCCGCGTGCTTGCCAAGATGCGCGGCTGCGAGGTGCCCTGCGTGAGGATCGGCACCACTGGTGGCGATGCGATCGCGATCGCGGGCGAGGCGCCGGTTACAATCGACGCGCTGCGCAAGTCGTTCGAGCGCTGGCTGCCGGAGTATATGAGCGGGAAGGCGGCGTAA
- a CDS encoding acyltransferase family protein, which yields MITMSHSATIGAEAHAAAKAKARNLSLDRARTFLTLVVLLHHAVIPYTYFGHTDPASWIGFDVVVLATDSFFMAMFFFLSGLFTWPGIARKAPQVFLRDRLLRLGLPFAIAAFTVIPLAYYAIALRNDPELTFASFWWKTVTVGPWPSGPIWFVWVLLAFDLTASLLYRVSAHLVDPGNRVSLAGFERPFVFWLMLAVVSVVVYVPALIYFGGSRWFEFGPFSVQASRILLYFAYFFIGASVGAANFDRGILGAEGQLPKSRWSWVIATLAFYGLMWVMIYVKREILDNPDPQPHWYQAIYGTFFVLFSASILLAILAFFLHSRAGGPNLLDRMQADAYGMFLVHYPIALWIQYALFDYAWPAIAKAAVGFVLTVILSWGVTAGLRKIPGASHVL from the coding sequence ATGATTACGATGTCACATTCCGCGACGATCGGCGCAGAGGCGCATGCCGCGGCGAAGGCCAAGGCGCGTAACCTGTCGCTCGACCGTGCCCGCACCTTCCTGACGCTAGTGGTGCTGCTGCACCACGCCGTCATTCCCTACACCTATTTCGGTCACACCGATCCGGCGTCCTGGATCGGTTTCGACGTCGTCGTGCTCGCCACCGACAGCTTCTTCATGGCGATGTTCTTCTTCCTGTCCGGCCTGTTCACCTGGCCGGGCATCGCGCGCAAGGCACCGCAAGTTTTCCTGCGCGACCGCCTGCTGCGGCTCGGGCTGCCGTTCGCGATCGCGGCCTTCACCGTCATTCCGCTCGCCTATTACGCGATCGCACTGCGGAATGATCCCGAGCTGACCTTCGCTTCGTTCTGGTGGAAGACCGTGACCGTGGGCCCATGGCCGAGCGGCCCGATCTGGTTCGTGTGGGTGCTGCTCGCCTTCGACCTCACCGCGAGCCTGCTCTACCGGGTATCGGCGCACCTCGTCGATCCCGGCAACCGCGTCTCGCTCGCGGGATTTGAACGGCCCTTCGTGTTCTGGCTGATGCTCGCGGTCGTTTCCGTGGTCGTCTACGTGCCGGCGCTGATCTATTTCGGCGGCAGCCGATGGTTCGAGTTCGGGCCGTTCTCGGTGCAGGCGAGCCGCATCCTGCTCTACTTCGCCTATTTCTTCATCGGCGCCAGCGTGGGAGCTGCAAACTTCGATCGTGGCATCCTCGGCGCCGAGGGCCAATTGCCGAAAAGCCGCTGGTCGTGGGTGATCGCGACGCTCGCGTTCTACGGCCTGATGTGGGTCATGATCTACGTCAAGCGCGAAATCCTCGACAATCCCGACCCGCAGCCGCACTGGTACCAGGCGATCTACGGCACGTTCTTTGTGCTGTTCTCGGCCTCGATCCTGCTCGCGATCCTCGCCTTCTTCCTGCATTCGCGGGCGGGCGGGCCGAACCTGCTCGACCGCATGCAGGCGGACGCCTATGGCATGTTCCTGGTGCACTATCCGATCGCGCTGTGGATCCAGTACGCGCTGTTCGACTATGCTTGGCCGGCGATCGCCAAGGCCGCGGTCGGCTTCGTGCTGACGGTGATCCTAAGCTGGGGCGTGACGGCGGGCTTGCGGAAGATTCCGGGCGCGTCGCACGTGTTGTGA